The sequence below is a genomic window from Qipengyuania flava.
CGAGAGCCATGGCCACCCAGATGAAGACCCGCGATTTCGAATGCACCGACGCCGAATGGCAGGCGCGGCAGGACCTGGCGGCCTGCTATCGCATCTTCGATCACCTCGGCTGGGGCGAGAGTATCTACAACCACATTTCGGTTGCCGTGCCTGGGGAAGAGGACACCTTCCTCATCAACCCTTTCGGCCTGCTTTACGACGAAGTGACCGCTTCGAACCTCGTGAAGATCGATGTCGAGGGCAACAATGTCGGTCCGTCGCAATACATGGTCAACAAGGCCGGCTTCACCCAGCACGCCTATTTCCACCAGCACCTCGGCGCCAAGGCCAACGCGATCTGCCACGTCCACACCACCGCGACCATGGCCGTGTGCAGCCACAAGGACGGGCTGATCCCGTCAAACTTCTACGCCTGCAACTTCCAGGGCCGGATCGGTTATCACGACTTCGAGGGCGTCACCGTGCGCCCCGAGGAGGGCGAGCGGCTGGTCGAGAACCTCGGCAAGCACTCTATCCTGATGCTGCGCAACCACGGTCCCGTCGTGATGGACAAGACCATCCAGGGCATGTTCGTGAAGATGTGGTCCCTGCAGCGCGCCTGCGAAATCCAGGTCGCCACGCTCAGCCAGGGCGAAGCCAATGTGATCTCGCAGGAGGTGGTCGATGTGCACCAGCGCGACCTGTCGGTGATGTCGTCGCAGGGCGCGGCCGGCGTGCTCGACTTCGAGGCCTGGAAACGGCGCATCTCGAAGATCGACGACAGCTGGAAATACTGACCCCTAGCGCCGGGCCAATCGCCGCATGACTAGCATGACCGTCAACGGGAAGCCGATGCGCTTCCTGATGGATCCCGACACGCCGCTGCTGTGGGCGCTGCGCGATGCGGCGAACCTGACCGGCACGAAATACGGCTGCGGCGAGGGCGATTGCGGCGCCTGCATGGTGCATGTCGATGGCGAGGCGCTGCGCTCGTGCCTCATCACCATTGCCGAGGCCGAAGGGCGGTTTATCACCACGATCGAGGGGTTGAGCCGCGACCGGTCGCATCCGGTGCAGCAGGCTATGGTGGCCGAACAGGCGATCCAGTGCGGCTATTGCACGCCGGGGATCGTGATGGCGGCAAGC
It includes:
- a CDS encoding class II aldolase/adducin family protein, with protein sequence MATQMKTRDFECTDAEWQARQDLAACYRIFDHLGWGESIYNHISVAVPGEEDTFLINPFGLLYDEVTASNLVKIDVEGNNVGPSQYMVNKAGFTQHAYFHQHLGAKANAICHVHTTATMAVCSHKDGLIPSNFYACNFQGRIGYHDFEGVTVRPEEGERLVENLGKHSILMLRNHGPVVMDKTIQGMFVKMWSLQRACEIQVATLSQGEANVISQEVVDVHQRDLSVMSSQGAAGVLDFEAWKRRISKIDDSWKY
- a CDS encoding (2Fe-2S)-binding protein; this encodes MTSMTVNGKPMRFLMDPDTPLLWALRDAANLTGTKYGCGEGDCGACMVHVDGEALRSCLITIAEAEGRFITTIEGLSRDRSHPVQQAMVAEQAIQCGYCTPGIVMAASALIAKNAAPSEAEIKAAIPNLCRCGVYPRLVRAIERAGRVARRAETISAAPAPGISAGDAAQEVPALSAPDGED